The proteins below come from a single Polymorphobacter fuscus genomic window:
- a CDS encoding catalase has translation MASTNKSDKSSQNENAGAAPARHVGVGGELHQVAAPGGDVLTTNFGTPISDDHNSLRAGPRGALLLEDFVLREKIFHFDHERIPERVVHARGLAAHGFFELTDSLSDLTTALVLGEVGEKTPVFTRFSTVAGNRGSADLARDVRGFAVKFYTKQGNWDLVGNNIPVFFIQDAMKFPDLAHAVKEEPDRGFPQAQSAHDTFWDWIAMTPEAMHMVMWQMSDRTIPRSMRMMQGFGVHSFRLVNAEGKSTFVKFHWTPKLGMQSVVWDEAVKINGADPDFHRRDLYNAIEAGDFPEWELGVQLFSEDDAAGFDFDHLDSTKLIPEEVVPLRVIGRLVLDRNPANVFDETEQVAFCTQNLVPGIDFSDDPLLHGRNFSYLDTQLSRLGSTNFNQIPINAPKCPFANMQRDGHMQTRVHPQRVTYTPSLLDPSGPRESHDKGFRSFPTPLDGAKQRERSATFADHYSQARQFFLSQTEPEQDHIVAALVFELSKVETEIVRTTMLGHLVVVDEDLGDRVAAGLGHSDPITPATPAVAVRADIALAPSVSMLARGVPPLTGRKFGALVTDGASAALVTSLRKAVAAEGAMLQIICPTIGGVSLDDGSKLKADHQLAGGPSVLFDAVAVVASEDGTSALLAESAAVAWVHDAFAHLKVIGATPEAGPLLDAAGVEADEGVATMDGDAAGFVEAAAGGRVWAREPDVRTVY, from the coding sequence ATGGCCAGTACCAACAAAAGCGACAAATCCAGTCAGAACGAGAATGCCGGCGCTGCGCCGGCCCGCCATGTCGGCGTCGGCGGGGAACTGCACCAGGTTGCAGCGCCGGGTGGCGACGTGCTGACCACCAATTTCGGCACGCCGATTTCGGATGACCACAACAGCTTGCGCGCCGGCCCGCGCGGCGCGCTGTTGCTCGAAGATTTCGTGCTGCGCGAAAAAATCTTCCATTTCGACCATGAACGCATTCCGGAGCGCGTCGTCCATGCCCGCGGTCTCGCCGCCCATGGCTTTTTCGAACTGACGGACAGCCTGTCGGACCTGACGACGGCGCTCGTGCTCGGCGAAGTCGGTGAAAAGACGCCGGTGTTCACCCGCTTTTCGACCGTCGCCGGCAATCGCGGGTCGGCCGACCTGGCGCGCGACGTGCGCGGTTTCGCCGTCAAATTCTACACCAAACAGGGCAATTGGGATCTTGTCGGCAACAACATTCCGGTGTTCTTCATCCAGGACGCGATGAAGTTCCCCGACTTGGCCCATGCGGTGAAGGAGGAGCCCGATCGCGGCTTCCCCCAGGCCCAGTCGGCACACGATACCTTCTGGGACTGGATCGCGATGACGCCTGAAGCCATGCACATGGTGATGTGGCAGATGTCGGACCGCACCATCCCGCGCTCGATGCGGATGATGCAGGGGTTCGGGGTGCACAGCTTCCGGCTGGTGAATGCGGAGGGAAAATCGACCTTCGTCAAGTTCCACTGGACGCCCAAGCTCGGCATGCAGTCGGTGGTCTGGGACGAGGCCGTCAAGATCAACGGCGCCGACCCCGATTTCCACCGCCGCGACCTTTACAACGCCATCGAGGCGGGTGACTTCCCCGAATGGGAACTGGGTGTCCAGCTGTTCAGCGAGGACGATGCTGCCGGTTTCGACTTCGATCACCTCGATTCGACCAAGCTGATCCCCGAGGAAGTCGTGCCGCTGCGCGTCATCGGGCGCTTGGTGCTCGATCGCAACCCGGCGAACGTGTTCGATGAAACCGAACAGGTGGCGTTCTGCACGCAGAACCTGGTTCCCGGCATCGATTTTTCGGACGACCCGCTGCTCCACGGGCGCAATTTCTCCTATCTCGACACGCAGTTGAGCCGGCTCGGATCGACCAATTTCAACCAGATCCCGATCAACGCGCCGAAATGCCCGTTCGCCAACATGCAGCGCGACGGTCACATGCAGACGCGCGTTCATCCGCAGCGCGTCACCTATACCCCCAGCCTGCTCGATCCGTCGGGCCCGCGCGAAAGCCATGACAAGGGTTTCCGCAGCTTCCCGACCCCCCTCGACGGCGCCAAGCAGCGCGAACGGTCGGCGACCTTTGCCGACCATTACAGCCAGGCGCGGCAGTTCTTCCTCAGCCAGACCGAGCCCGAGCAGGACCATATCGTTGCCGCGCTGGTGTTCGAACTGTCCAAGGTCGAAACGGAGATCGTCCGAACCACCATGCTCGGCCACCTTGTCGTCGTCGACGAAGACCTTGGCGACCGTGTCGCTGCAGGCTTGGGTCATAGCGATCCGATCACGCCGGCGACGCCTGCGGTTGCGGTGCGCGCGGACATTGCACTGGCGCCCAGCGTTTCGATGCTCGCCCGCGGCGTGCCGCCGCTCACCGGCCGCAAGTTCGGCGCGCTGGTGACGGATGGCGCCAGCGCCGCGCTCGTAACGTCGTTGCGCAAGGCGGTTGCTGCCGAAGGTGCCATGCTGCAGATCATCTGCCCGACGATCGGCGGCGTCAGCCTCGATGACGGCAGCAAGCTCAAGGCCGATCATCAGCTTGCCGGTGGCCCGTCGGTGCTGTTCGATGCCGTCGCCGTCGTGGCGTCGGAGGACGGCACCTCGGCGCTGCTCGCCGAGTCGGCCGCGGTCGCCTGGGTCCATGATGCCTTTGCGCATCTCAAGGTGATCGGCGCGACCCCCGAAGCCGGTCCGTTGCTCGATGCCGCCGGCGTCGAAGCCGATGAAGGCGTGGCGACGATGGATGGCGACGCGGCGGGCTTTGTCGAAGCCGCCGCCGGTGGCCGCGTCTGGGCACGCGAGCCGGATGTGCGCACGGTCTATTGA